The Pseudoalteromonas spongiae UST010723-006 genome window below encodes:
- a CDS encoding acyltransferase → MARKLSLIQYVKRRNGVPLGASGSLTNMLKNALGANNFSQFWLYWNPIWGYYLATKIQKPLTLFLPHTLALILTFSISGLVHDLAVSVIKQEVFFVCTPWFFVMSLAVIASTKLNINVSKFTFVIRAFIHLSTIVICYWLSDFILRLM, encoded by the coding sequence ATGGCGAGAAAATTATCCCTGATACAATATGTAAAACGCCGTAATGGTGTACCGCTCGGTGCATCAGGCTCGCTTACAAACATGCTTAAAAATGCCCTTGGTGCTAATAACTTTTCGCAGTTTTGGCTTTATTGGAACCCGATTTGGGGCTATTACTTAGCGACGAAAATTCAAAAACCACTAACGCTCTTTTTGCCACACACTCTCGCGCTAATTTTAACATTTAGTATCAGTGGACTAGTTCACGATTTAGCGGTAAGCGTAATCAAACAAGAAGTATTTTTTGTTTGTACACCGTGGTTTTTTGTAATGAGTTTAGCCGTTATAGCATCGACTAAATTGAACATTAATGTGAGCAAGTTTACTTTCGTTATCCGAGCATTTATACATTTATCGACCATAGTTATTTGCTACTGGCTAAGTGATTTCATTTTGCGATTAATGTAA
- a CDS encoding substrate-binding periplasmic protein produces the protein MYRIAIFNVCLILCTFSLYVAASAKLNVVTEEWRPYNYTNEHGEVVGRATERVKAILDSINIEYQITSYPWARSMILTANDENTLIYTILKTKERENLFQWVCPLIGPVKVNLYKLAKRKEINITTLEHAKRYVTSIEKGESDHEYLLANGFKNGVNLDVTSDPYAGARKFFAGRVDLVLQTEWEMSENLRHFNHTESEIEKLIEVTKASDEEGCLAFSNKTDKALVEKVRNALKAYNQKHGL, from the coding sequence TTGTATCGAATAGCTATTTTTAATGTTTGTTTAATACTTTGCACGTTTTCGCTGTATGTAGCGGCAAGCGCAAAGCTCAATGTGGTTACCGAAGAGTGGCGACCATATAATTATACAAACGAGCACGGTGAAGTTGTTGGTCGCGCGACTGAGCGCGTCAAAGCTATTCTAGACAGTATTAATATTGAGTACCAAATTACGTCTTACCCGTGGGCGCGTTCTATGATTTTAACCGCTAACGACGAAAACACCCTTATTTATACCATTCTTAAAACAAAAGAGCGCGAAAACTTGTTTCAATGGGTTTGTCCGCTTATTGGCCCAGTTAAAGTTAATTTGTACAAGTTAGCGAAGCGCAAAGAGATAAATATAACCACGCTTGAGCACGCTAAGCGCTATGTTACATCCATCGAAAAGGGCGAATCAGATCATGAATATTTGTTGGCAAATGGCTTCAAAAATGGCGTTAACCTCGATGTAACGAGCGACCCTTACGCAGGTGCACGAAAGTTTTTTGCAGGACGTGTCGACTTGGTATTACAAACAGAGTGGGAAATGTCAGAAAATCTGCGTCATTTCAATCATACCGAGTCTGAAATCGAAAAGTTGATTGAGGTAACTAAGGCCAGTGACGAAGAAGGCTGCTTAGCGTTCAGCAACAAAACAGATAAAGCATTAGTAGAAAAAGTAAGAAACGCATTAAAAGCGTATAATCAAAAACACGGCTTATAA
- the sctU gene encoding type III secretion system export apparatus subunit SctU, with protein sequence MSEKTEQPTPKKLKDAKKDGQVAKSKEIVSLAMLLAVMGYFYIFGTVLLEQIMTLFSLPTHFYDRVENHTFNKTIGQILLLFLLQTMKMLAPLLSIVFLTGIISNLVQSGWIMSAKPIKPELKKISPKEGAKKIFSFKNLMEFIKSLIKIIVLSYTAYFILTNEMKTLMAIPHCGAACAFTLSGSLVFKLILYCLGVFIFLAAADYLLEMKQHKKQLMMSHDEVKREYKEMEGSPEIKGRRKQLHQELMEEQVEARVKSSDVIVTNPTRIAVGLKYDATAAPLPYVTIKGELLSAKKIRTIAEKHGVPVIRQKYLARGLFAKVEMDNFITEEYIEAVADIIRFVRSLDNNHSEEIEPDDIYY encoded by the coding sequence GTGTCTGAAAAAACCGAACAACCCACCCCGAAAAAGCTCAAAGATGCTAAAAAAGATGGCCAAGTTGCGAAAAGCAAAGAAATAGTGTCACTTGCTATGTTGCTAGCTGTAATGGGCTATTTCTATATTTTTGGCACAGTGTTACTCGAACAGATTATGACATTGTTTAGTTTACCAACGCATTTCTATGATCGCGTTGAGAATCACACATTTAATAAAACCATTGGCCAAATTTTATTATTGTTTTTGTTGCAGACGATGAAAATGCTTGCGCCATTACTTTCAATCGTTTTTCTAACTGGCATCATAAGTAATTTAGTACAAAGTGGCTGGATTATGAGCGCCAAACCAATCAAACCTGAGCTTAAAAAAATAAGCCCGAAAGAAGGCGCAAAAAAAATATTTAGCTTTAAGAACTTAATGGAGTTCATTAAGTCGCTGATTAAAATTATTGTGCTGAGCTACACTGCCTATTTTATTCTCACCAATGAAATGAAAACGCTGATGGCAATACCTCACTGTGGCGCAGCGTGTGCCTTTACGTTATCAGGCAGCTTAGTATTTAAATTAATTTTGTACTGTTTAGGTGTGTTTATCTTTTTGGCCGCAGCTGACTATTTGCTCGAAATGAAACAGCATAAAAAACAGCTGATGATGAGTCATGATGAAGTTAAACGTGAATATAAAGAGATGGAAGGCAGCCCAGAAATTAAAGGTCGCCGCAAACAATTGCATCAAGAGTTAATGGAAGAGCAAGTCGAAGCGAGAGTTAAATCTTCCGATGTGATTGTGACTAACCCAACGCGAATAGCTGTAGGCTTAAAATATGATGCAACCGCAGCGCCATTGCCCTATGTCACGATTAAAGGTGAACTACTCTCGGCAAAGAAAATTAGAACCATTGCTGAAAAACATGGTGTGCCAGTTATCCGCCAAAAATATTTAGCGCGAGGTTTGTTTGCAAAGGTTGAAATGGATAACTTTATTACAGAGGAATACATTGAAGCAGTTGCAGATATTATCCGTTTTGTGCGCAGTTTAGATAATAATCATTCTGAAGAAATTGAACCTGATGACATTTATTATTAA
- the sctS gene encoding type III secretion system export apparatus subunit SctS has product MNLSTAELIQLANEALYLTLILSLPTIVAASLVGTLTSLVQALTQIQEQTLSFVLKLIAVVVTLMITGNWMGQEISTLTDNIFKAIGG; this is encoded by the coding sequence GTGAATTTGTCGACAGCGGAACTTATCCAACTAGCGAATGAAGCACTTTATTTAACCTTGATTTTATCATTGCCGACCATAGTTGCCGCATCATTAGTAGGTACCCTAACAAGTTTGGTGCAAGCATTAACGCAAATTCAAGAGCAAACCCTATCGTTTGTGCTAAAGCTTATTGCTGTAGTTGTCACTTTGATGATTACAGGCAATTGGATGGGACAAGAGATTAGTACTTTGACCGACAATATCTTTAAAGCGATTGGTGGTTAA
- a CDS encoding NYN domain-containing protein gives MKKIALFVDIQNIYYTTRQAYQRQFNYRELWQQMSNQGEIVLANAYAIARQDDQQHKFQKALKHIGFDVKLKPFIQRADGSAKGDWDVGITIDVLEHAPNVDVVCLLSGDGDFDLLLQKVAAKHGIETWVYGVEKLTAQSLIYSASRFQPITNGLLL, from the coding sequence TTGAAAAAAATCGCGCTCTTTGTAGATATTCAAAATATCTACTACACCACACGCCAAGCCTATCAACGCCAATTTAATTACCGTGAGTTATGGCAACAAATGTCTAATCAAGGAGAAATTGTACTCGCCAATGCATACGCAATCGCGCGCCAAGACGACCAACAGCATAAATTTCAAAAAGCACTTAAACACATTGGCTTTGACGTAAAACTCAAACCCTTTATCCAACGCGCTGACGGCTCAGCAAAAGGCGATTGGGATGTGGGTATTACGATTGATGTTTTAGAGCATGCGCCGAATGTTGATGTGGTGTGTTTACTCTCTGGCGATGGGGATTTTGATTTATTACTGCAAAAAGTTGCAGCTAAACATGGTATAGAAACCTGGGTATATGGCGTTGAAAAACTTACCGCACAGTCACTTATTTACAGTGCCAGTCGTTTTCAACCTATTACCAATGGATTGTTACTATAG
- the dbpA gene encoding ATP-dependent RNA helicase DbpA, with amino-acid sequence MFALSSTSCFSTTALSPALLENLTSLGYTTMTDIQAQTLPLILAGKDVIGQGKTGSGKTAAFSLGLLHNLNVKRFRVQAVVVCPTRELADQVAVEIRKLARAIHNIKVLALCGGAPMGPQIGSLEHGAHIVVGTPGRIEEHLRKGRLILDEVNTFVLDEADRMLEMGFEESLNCIIEHLPTARQNLLFSATYPTKIEQLAQHVMVNPEKIVVEATHDHSSISQYFYEVENNDARLDAVNRLLLKFQPKSAVVFCNTKSECQNVCDELSHFGFDSAALHGDLEQKDRDRTLVRFANKSLTILVATDVAARGIDVDHVDMVVNYHIAHDPEVHVHRIGRTGRVGNKGIACSLMSYKESHKVNALEDYLNIEATPTDLPGDEVFANAIERAPNITLQIDGGKKAKLRPGDILGALTSNSTITGEHIGKIKVTAMTSYVAVTRKIANAAVKTISEGKMKGRNFRVRKVTK; translated from the coding sequence GTGTTCGCTTTGTCTTCAACTTCTTGTTTTTCAACTACGGCGTTATCGCCCGCGCTTTTAGAAAACTTAACCAGTTTAGGTTATACCACAATGACCGATATTCAGGCGCAAACCTTGCCGCTTATTCTTGCGGGTAAAGATGTGATTGGGCAGGGCAAAACAGGTTCGGGTAAAACGGCTGCGTTTTCACTTGGCTTGTTACATAACTTAAATGTTAAACGTTTTCGCGTGCAAGCAGTGGTTGTGTGCCCGACACGTGAACTTGCCGACCAAGTAGCAGTAGAGATACGAAAGCTCGCACGTGCGATTCACAATATTAAAGTGCTTGCATTATGTGGTGGCGCACCGATGGGGCCACAAATAGGCTCGCTTGAACATGGCGCCCACATTGTGGTTGGTACGCCAGGGCGTATTGAAGAGCATTTACGAAAAGGGCGTTTAATTCTAGATGAAGTAAATACCTTTGTGCTTGATGAAGCCGATCGTATGCTAGAAATGGGGTTTGAAGAGTCACTTAATTGCATCATTGAGCACCTACCAACAGCAAGACAAAATTTATTATTTAGTGCCACTTACCCAACTAAAATCGAGCAGTTAGCACAGCATGTGATGGTTAATCCTGAAAAAATCGTGGTAGAAGCAACGCATGATCACAGCTCAATTAGCCAATATTTTTATGAAGTTGAAAATAATGATGCACGTTTAGATGCGGTTAATCGCCTATTACTTAAGTTTCAGCCAAAATCAGCGGTGGTGTTTTGTAATACCAAAAGTGAATGTCAAAATGTATGCGATGAATTAAGTCATTTTGGCTTTGATAGTGCTGCGCTGCATGGTGATTTAGAACAAAAAGATCGTGACCGTACTTTAGTGCGCTTTGCTAACAAGAGTTTAACTATTTTGGTTGCAACCGATGTTGCAGCGCGCGGCATTGATGTTGACCATGTTGATATGGTGGTGAATTATCACATAGCGCACGACCCTGAAGTGCATGTTCACCGCATTGGCCGTACCGGCCGCGTCGGCAATAAAGGTATTGCCTGTTCGCTTATGAGTTATAAAGAATCCCATAAAGTGAATGCGTTAGAAGACTATTTAAATATCGAAGCAACGCCCACTGATTTACCAGGCGATGAGGTATTTGCAAACGCGATTGAGCGCGCGCCAAATATTACGCTGCAAATTGATGGTGGTAAAAAAGCAAAACTTCGCCCGGGCGATATTCTGGGTGCGCTTACGTCAAATAGCACAATTACCGGTGAACACATTGGTAAAATCAAAGTAACGGCGATGACATCGTATGTCGCGGTAACGCGAAAAATTGCCAATGCGGCTGTAAAAACCATTAGCGAAGGCAAAATGAAAGGCCGTAACTTTAGGGTACGCAAAGTCACTAAGTAG
- a CDS encoding winged helix-turn-helix domain-containing protein, giving the protein MLISRLFLLTATNVIYQLGPWLFDSDLCLLSNGDIKTELDPLLVKLLRYFIAHPKQIISRQMLVDNVWQQSFVDDNAINRAMSELRKQLQHSELEAPLIKTHYRKGYSLQLQPKIIETQSTEVNEKEKSTRTNVRPNTLLVIGVLLLVVGQLCWYFWPKQDSDYVATADFKTELVTNDSGAEMLPLFSFDKAFMAYTRSYPETKERKVHIRRIADKQEITLVHPTMMISALAWQNQQHSLIVQAVDLSLGKCEILLANISGFTASSDFTHLSDCNYQTDGYAALDKQGRYLYYTSSNNELKTKALLKYDTETKTSHALVPARPDLFGPAMPKLSKDGKWLAYLIFEKNKRVQVFLHSFETLESKRLYQNKSATYSFALDWVDTKTLRFIDYDQIVTIDINSSSVIERLSLPDFVFPYYISHRSKTDLYYTTSNTQHYGFKQVDDFGRGHDAYSIYESKHNSYFIQYDNERQQSYFISKRSGIPQVWHGNKLGVKQLTHFEDKATVLSKLKLSPNSNHLLFERNNRIEILNVESGKLRSVDFLAKKELLSIIWGENSNTLLYVEKGDDARVKRYDFITEEQQTILSVNSLSLFNSNNGVPYAATDKGLVNLDTKELVTLPDNVIVDLNMRFNSVDDYFYATDRIKTVYRFKAGDKEADVSKLNFNIHSMDITNKHQILLGSRIMKDIDIERIWW; this is encoded by the coding sequence ATGCTAATATCGCGTTTATTTTTGTTAACTGCGACCAACGTGATTTATCAGTTAGGACCTTGGCTTTTTGATAGCGATTTATGTTTGCTATCGAACGGTGATATTAAAACGGAATTAGACCCACTTCTTGTTAAGTTATTGCGGTATTTTATTGCACATCCAAAGCAAATTATTTCTCGCCAAATGTTGGTTGATAATGTTTGGCAGCAATCATTTGTTGACGACAATGCGATAAATCGCGCAATGTCTGAATTGAGGAAACAACTCCAGCATTCTGAGCTTGAAGCGCCGCTAATCAAAACCCATTATCGTAAAGGCTATAGCTTACAACTACAGCCAAAAATAATTGAAACCCAAAGCACTGAAGTTAACGAAAAAGAGAAATCAACGCGAACGAATGTACGTCCAAATACTTTGCTTGTTATTGGTGTATTGCTGTTGGTTGTTGGGCAACTTTGTTGGTATTTTTGGCCAAAACAAGACAGCGATTATGTGGCGACGGCAGATTTTAAAACCGAACTTGTAACTAACGATAGCGGGGCTGAAATGCTTCCGTTATTTAGTTTTGATAAAGCCTTTATGGCTTACACTCGCTCTTATCCAGAAACCAAAGAGAGAAAAGTCCATATTAGACGGATCGCGGATAAGCAAGAAATTACGTTGGTTCACCCAACAATGATGATTTCCGCATTGGCGTGGCAAAATCAGCAGCACAGTTTAATTGTGCAAGCGGTAGACTTGAGTTTGGGTAAATGCGAAATTCTGTTGGCAAATATATCGGGTTTTACAGCAAGTTCGGATTTTACTCATCTATCAGATTGTAATTACCAAACAGATGGCTACGCAGCGCTCGATAAACAAGGGCGATATTTGTATTACACATCGAGCAATAACGAACTAAAAACAAAAGCCTTGTTAAAGTACGATACAGAAACAAAGACATCACATGCATTGGTTCCGGCGCGTCCTGATTTGTTTGGCCCAGCGATGCCAAAGCTGTCAAAAGACGGAAAGTGGTTGGCTTATTTAATTTTTGAGAAAAATAAGCGTGTGCAAGTGTTTTTACATTCATTCGAAACGCTAGAGTCAAAAAGGCTATATCAAAATAAGTCAGCAACGTATTCATTTGCATTAGATTGGGTAGACACGAAAACGTTGCGATTTATCGATTATGACCAAATCGTAACAATCGACATTAACTCATCAAGTGTCATTGAACGCCTATCACTACCTGATTTTGTGTTTCCTTATTATATAAGTCACAGAAGCAAAACAGATCTTTATTACACAACAAGTAACACCCAACACTACGGTTTTAAACAAGTTGATGACTTTGGCCGTGGGCATGATGCGTATAGTATTTATGAATCAAAACACAACTCATATTTTATTCAGTACGATAATGAGCGCCAGCAATCCTATTTTATTTCTAAACGAAGTGGCATACCGCAGGTATGGCATGGCAACAAATTAGGCGTTAAGCAATTAACCCATTTTGAAGATAAAGCAACTGTATTATCAAAGTTAAAATTAAGCCCAAACAGCAACCATTTGTTGTTTGAACGAAATAACCGCATTGAAATTTTAAATGTAGAGTCGGGTAAATTACGCAGCGTTGATTTTTTAGCGAAAAAAGAACTATTGTCGATCATATGGGGCGAAAACAGTAATACTTTGTTGTATGTAGAAAAAGGTGATGATGCGCGGGTTAAGCGTTATGATTTTATAACAGAGGAACAGCAAACCATATTATCAGTCAACTCATTGTCACTATTTAACAGTAATAACGGTGTGCCTTATGCCGCAACTGATAAAGGCTTAGTTAATCTAGATACTAAAGAATTAGTTACACTGCCTGACAATGTTATTGTCGATTTAAATATGCGATTTAACTCTGTAGATGATTACTTTTACGCAACTGACCGAATTAAAACGGTTTATCGTTTTAAAGCTGGTGATAAAGAAGCTGATGTGAGTAAACTCAATTTTAATATCCACAGTATGGACATAACAAATAAGCACCAAATATTACTTGGGAGCAGAATTATGAAAGATATAGATATCGAACGGATCTGGTGGTAA
- the sctT gene encoding type III secretion system export apparatus subunit SctT, with protein sequence MLDAAGLEQIIKTYLLGVPRLTVAFMILPVLSKSVLGGSMVRNGAMLSFALFIYPMTADSLPPDLSLADYFTILIKEMTLGLVIGYMAAVPFWIAEGVGFFIDNQRGAAMASSVNPIMGEQTSPLGIFMTQIMVTIFVISGAFLSLILVMVQSYAVWPVGVLLPQFMTGLDTFILSQLDLVMELVVVLSAPVILAMFLSEFSLALISRFAPQLNVFFLAMPVKSAIALFVLILYLKYLVEHLYDLIEKTPSQIIEFMISSF encoded by the coding sequence ATGTTAGATGCGGCAGGGCTTGAACAAATTATTAAAACCTATCTGCTCGGTGTACCGCGTTTAACGGTAGCGTTTATGATACTACCGGTATTAAGTAAGTCTGTGCTGGGTGGCAGCATGGTACGAAATGGCGCCATGTTGTCGTTTGCGCTTTTTATCTACCCAATGACCGCAGACTCATTGCCACCCGATTTATCGTTGGCGGACTACTTTACGATATTAATCAAAGAAATGACGTTAGGGCTGGTGATTGGATATATGGCGGCTGTGCCATTTTGGATTGCCGAAGGCGTTGGCTTTTTTATTGATAACCAACGCGGCGCGGCGATGGCGAGCTCGGTCAATCCGATTATGGGCGAGCAGACTTCACCGCTAGGTATTTTTATGACACAAATAATGGTCACTATTTTTGTTATTAGTGGCGCGTTTTTATCGCTTATCCTTGTTATGGTGCAAAGTTACGCTGTGTGGCCTGTTGGTGTGCTGTTGCCACAGTTTATGACAGGGTTGGACACGTTTATTTTGAGCCAATTAGATTTAGTGATGGAATTGGTTGTTGTGTTGTCTGCACCAGTAATTCTAGCCATGTTTTTATCTGAATTTTCGCTGGCTTTAATTAGCCGATTTGCACCTCAGCTGAATGTATTTTTTCTTGCCATGCCAGTGAAAAGTGCGATTGCGCTCTTTGTATTAATTTTATATCTAAAATACTTAGTAGAGCACTTATACGATTTAATCGAAAAAACACCCAGTCAAATCATCGAATTTATGATTAGCTCGTTTTAG
- a CDS encoding nuclear transport factor 2 family protein, with amino-acid sequence MRLIIICLLSFLTIPTVLAKTTQIDLKVFATDYYNAMVATQAPNATSKELENYLAFLTDDIGHTHLPYVTDDARRPDGKEAMRKGMTFYLGAHTEYNSKLLNVFAFNNSAVAIRYTSNAKGIHPQNKQPLAYSNVMMEVLEIEDGKVAVIRKYHE; translated from the coding sequence ATGCGCTTAATTATTATTTGCTTATTATCATTTTTAACAATACCTACGGTGCTTGCAAAAACAACGCAAATTGACCTAAAAGTATTCGCCACAGACTACTACAATGCAATGGTTGCAACTCAAGCACCAAACGCAACATCAAAAGAGTTAGAAAATTACTTAGCATTTTTAACCGATGATATAGGTCACACGCATTTACCTTATGTGACTGATGATGCGAGAAGACCCGATGGCAAAGAAGCGATGCGTAAAGGCATGACGTTTTATTTAGGTGCACACACAGAATACAACTCAAAGTTACTCAATGTATTTGCTTTTAATAACTCAGCTGTTGCGATTCGTTACACATCAAATGCCAAAGGCATTCATCCGCAAAATAAGCAGCCACTTGCGTATTCAAATGTGATGATGGAAGTACTCGAAATTGAAGATGGTAAAGTTGCGGTTATTCGTAAATATCATGAATAA
- a CDS encoding bifunctional aconitate hydratase 2/2-methylisocitrate dehydratase, which produces MSLYTEYMEEIEVRKKDLGLSPKPIDSAELLSEIIAQIKDTTNEHREDSLKFFIYNTLPGTTPAAGVKAQFLKEIILGEESVAEISADFAFELLSHMKGGPSIAVLLDLALGNDEAVAKQAADVLKTQVFLYDADTTRLQDAFKAGNAVAKEILESYANAEFFTKLPNIPEKIEVVTYIAGEGDISTDLLSPGNQAHSRADRELHGQCMITPEAQQEIVALKEKHPNAKVMLIAEKGTMGVGSSRMSGVNNVALWAGEQASPYVPFINIAPVVAGTNGIAPIFLTTVDVTGGIGLDLKNWVKKVDADGKTVTDANGDPVLEEAYSVATGTVLTIDTQAKKLYNGDKELVDVSSAFTPQKVEFMRAGGSYAVVFGKKLQTLAAETLGVDAPAVYAPSKEISHEGQGLTAVEKIFNRNAVGVQSETPLHAGSNVRVKVNIVGSQDTTGPMTCQELEAMAASTISPLVDGAYQSGCHTASVWDAKAQANIPKLMAFMNKFGLITARDPKGIYHSMTDVIHKVLNDITVDDRAIIIGGDSHTRMSKGVAFGADSGTVALALATGESAMPIPDSVKVTFKGKMAKHMDFRDVVHATQAQMLKQFGGENVFQGRIIEVHIGTLMADQAFTFTDWTAEMKAKASICISNDETLIKSIELAKSRIQIMINKGMENEAKTLQGLIDLADERIAGIKSGEQPALAPDDNAKYYAEVVVNLDEIVEPMIADPDVNNDDVSKRYTHDVIRPVSFYDGKPVDLGFVGSCMVHKGDMQIIAQMLRNLEKQNGSIEFKAPLVVAPPTYNIVDELKAEGDWEVLAKYAGFEFDDANPKTAARTKYENILYLERPGCNLCMGNQEKAEPGDTVIATSTRLFQGRVVADTSEKKGESLLGSTPLVVLSTILGRFPTMAEYSAAVEGIDLTAFTPLEEELTTKFGSEQAVPVKMV; this is translated from the coding sequence ATGAGTTTGTACACAGAATACATGGAAGAAATTGAGGTTCGTAAAAAAGACCTTGGTTTGAGCCCAAAGCCAATTGATAGTGCAGAGCTACTATCTGAAATCATCGCTCAAATTAAAGATACAACAAATGAGCACCGTGAAGATTCATTAAAATTCTTCATCTACAACACGCTTCCTGGTACTACACCAGCGGCAGGCGTTAAAGCGCAATTCTTAAAAGAAATCATTCTTGGTGAAGAAAGTGTTGCTGAAATTTCAGCTGACTTTGCGTTTGAACTACTTTCACACATGAAAGGTGGTCCATCAATCGCAGTATTACTTGATCTTGCACTAGGTAATGATGAAGCAGTTGCAAAACAAGCTGCTGACGTACTTAAAACACAAGTATTCTTATACGATGCTGATACAACGCGTTTACAAGATGCGTTCAAAGCAGGCAACGCAGTTGCTAAAGAAATTTTAGAAAGCTACGCAAATGCTGAGTTCTTCACAAAACTTCCTAACATTCCTGAGAAGATTGAAGTTGTAACTTACATTGCAGGTGAAGGTGATATCTCTACCGATTTACTTTCTCCAGGTAACCAAGCGCACTCACGTGCTGACCGTGAATTACACGGCCAATGTATGATTACACCAGAAGCACAACAAGAAATCGTTGCACTTAAAGAAAAGCACCCTAACGCGAAAGTAATGCTTATCGCAGAGAAAGGTACTATGGGTGTAGGTTCTTCACGTATGTCTGGTGTGAATAACGTTGCACTTTGGGCAGGTGAGCAAGCGAGCCCATATGTTCCATTTATTAACATCGCACCGGTTGTTGCTGGTACAAACGGTATTGCGCCTATCTTCCTTACAACGGTTGACGTAACCGGTGGTATCGGTCTTGACCTTAAAAACTGGGTTAAGAAAGTTGACGCTGACGGTAAAACAGTTACAGACGCAAATGGCGACCCAGTACTAGAAGAAGCTTACTCAGTAGCAACGGGTACGGTATTAACAATTGATACCCAAGCGAAGAAACTATACAACGGTGACAAAGAGCTTGTAGATGTGTCATCTGCATTCACGCCACAGAAAGTTGAATTCATGCGCGCGGGCGGCTCTTACGCGGTTGTATTCGGTAAGAAACTTCAAACGCTAGCAGCAGAAACGCTAGGCGTTGATGCACCAGCAGTTTACGCACCGTCAAAAGAAATCTCACACGAAGGCCAAGGCCTTACTGCGGTTGAGAAAATCTTTAACCGTAATGCGGTAGGTGTGCAATCTGAAACGCCACTACACGCTGGTTCAAACGTACGTGTTAAAGTTAACATCGTAGGTTCGCAAGATACAACGGGCCCTATGACATGTCAGGAACTTGAAGCGATGGCTGCTTCAACGATTTCACCACTTGTAGATGGTGCTTATCAGTCTGGTTGTCACACAGCATCAGTTTGGGATGCAAAAGCGCAAGCAAACATTCCTAAATTAATGGCGTTCATGAACAAGTTTGGCCTTATCACTGCACGTGATCCTAAAGGCATTTACCACTCAATGACTGACGTAATCCACAAAGTATTAAACGATATTACTGTGGACGACCGTGCAATCATCATCGGTGGTGACTCACACACGCGTATGTCTAAAGGTGTAGCATTCGGTGCCGACTCAGGTACTGTAGCACTTGCTTTAGCAACAGGTGAATCGGCAATGCCAATTCCTGATTCAGTTAAAGTAACGTTTAAAGGCAAAATGGCTAAGCACATGGACTTCCGTGACGTGGTACACGCAACGCAAGCACAAATGCTTAAGCAATTTGGCGGTGAGAACGTGTTCCAAGGTCGTATTATCGAAGTTCACATTGGTACACTAATGGCTGACCAAGCGTTCACGTTTACTGACTGGACTGCAGAAATGAAAGCGAAAGCGTCAATCTGTATTTCAAACGACGAAACACTTATCAAGTCAATTGAACTTGCTAAGAGCCGTATCCAGATCATGATCAACAAGGGTATGGAAAACGAAGCGAAAACGCTTCAAGGTCTTATCGACTTGGCTGACGAGCGTATCGCAGGTATTAAGTCTGGTGAGCAACCAGCACTTGCACCAGATGACAACGCTAAGTACTACGCAGAAGTTGTGGTTAACCTTGACGAAATCGTTGAGCCAATGATCGCTGACCCAGACGTAAACAACGATGACGTGTCTAAGCGTTACACGCACGATGTTATTCGTCCAGTTTCTTTCTACGATGGCAAACCAGTTGACCTTGGTTTCGTTGGTTCGTGTATGGTTCACAAAGGTGACATGCAGATCATCGCGCAAATGCTACGTAACCTAGAAAAGCAAAACGGTTCAATCGAATTTAAAGCGCCACTGGTTGTTGCGCCACCAACATACAACATTGTTGATGAGCTTAAAGCTGAAGGTGATTGGGAAGTACTTGCTAAGTACGCAGGTTTTGAGTTTGACGATGCAAATCCGAAAACGGCTGCACGTACTAAGTACGAAAACATCCTATACCTAGAACGCCCAGGCTGTAACCTATGTATGGGTAACCAAGAAAAAGCAGAACCAGGTGATACAGTTATCGCAACATCAACACGTCTTTTCCAAGGCCGTGTTGTAGCTGATACTTCAGAGAAGAAAGGTGAGTCACTACTTGGTTCAACACCATTAGTAGTACTTTCAACTATTCTTGGTCGTTTCCCAACTATGGCTGAATACTCAGCAGCAGTTGAAGGCATTGACCTAACAGCGTTTACACCGCTTGAAGAAGAGCTAACGACTAAGTTCGGTTCTGAGCAAGCAGTACCAGTTAAAATGGTTTAA